Below is a genomic region from Micropterus dolomieu isolate WLL.071019.BEF.003 ecotype Adirondacks linkage group LG08, ASM2129224v1, whole genome shotgun sequence.
TATACTTTGAGGTGTCTCTAGATTAACTACATCAGACTATTTATTAGATAGCTGCTGCCTGAAGGTGACTAAATCTTTTAAATGAATTTATCACATGCTTTACTTCTTCCTTACTGTCTCGTCCGGTCTTACAAGGCAGACACATATAGGAGATTTTCacaccaaaaaacaacacatgctGAAGTTCAACACAGCAGCTGTGCTACTGTGCTGCTGtctcactgttgttttttttatgtctatGTAACTGGCATGCATGTTCCAGTCAAGTAAACACTGTATGTTGGTGTGGTGCTTGGTAGACTTGGCAACACTGCCATCTCATGGTGATCAGAGTAAAAAGACAGCACAATGTTTTTCAGAAGCATCTTTATTTGAAAAGGTTTATTAATTAAGCAAGACATATTATCGCCATCTTTCTCTACCATATTAATTAAATTCATATAATACTGTCTGCTGTCAAAGCCATTATCATTGCcatcattttattaaaatgcatctgCACAAGAGAATGAAATCATTTTGTTCCATGCTGTTGCTGATTAAAACAAATTTGTTGTACTGGAAAGCACAAAGCTAAACTGATTTGGTCTCAGCAACCTTGTTAATAGTGCCATATATTAAAGAGAGTGACAGTTCTTTTAAACTAGTTGAACTGATTTTCTTCAGCAGAGAAACCTCCTCTGACCGCTTTTTAGAAAGATTTTATCAAAGGGAGTTGCATAAATTCATCTCTGATCTTTTCAGTGGGGACTTTGTCTCTTCTGTTGTGGTCTATTTCTAGTCACTGAACCTCCAGAGAGCTGAGGCTGTCTCTGAGCAAGGCTGAGGTGCAAGAGATGGCAGGTAAGTTCGACATTACTGCTGGTGTGTGAAAGCCACCCACCACCCCAAGGGCCAAAGTCAAGCCTCATGGCATTTTGAGCCTTTCTATACCTCTCTCAAGTCTCTCAATCCCACTTTCTGTGTCTGTATTACAACTCTGTTCTCCACTACGCTCCTCTCtaccttcttcctcctccaccccctcctctTCCCCACAACTCTTGGTGCGACACTGGAGTACCAAAGCGGCACACCTGTCAAACCCCAATTGCTCTACCGGCTGCTCGCACTGCACCACAAAGATTCGGTAAAGCTCCAAGAGGACAATGAGGATATTCTTACAGGTGAAAAAGATCATCAGCTGGTTGAGTACCTGCTCTTTGAACATGAGGTAGAGCCGGTAAATCAGGAAGGGCCCATCTTGGAGTCCCACCGTGAGCAGCAAGCTCCACACTTCactggagcagcaggaggagaatgCTAAAGGAGCACTGGGGCAGCAGGAGAGACCACTCAAACCTGTCTGTGGAGACTCGCCCTTTGGGGGTTGTGTCTGGGTAAGCACCAGAGGAAACTGCATGAGCGCCCAAGAGAAGAGGGCCAGGCCGATGATGACAACTGCTTGGTTGGTTTTGACCTCAGGTTCCTTGAAGGTGTCAAAGATGTCCAGGATGTCAGCGCCCAGTCCCACGTACACCATGAGGAGCTGAGAGAGCTGATCGCGGGACATGTCCCCCTTGGGCATCAGCCATCGACCCAAAACCAACACTATGAGCATGGTCTGCTCCAGTCCAGCGACCCAGTTCTCTGGGTCCAGCTCCACGATGCCCTGGGTGAAGGTAACAGCACCCTCTGGTTATGTCAAAAGCATTCATCCATTTAGACAATTCATTTTTACAGATTACAGAGCATCGaattttcttttggttttccattggcTTTCCctgatatttaaattttttcagtCATTTGCACCATAAATATATTACAATGCAATATATTATTAATGATACAATATCATTTTGAAATGCAATGAATGAAACACATTGGAATTCATCCATTCAACACGGCATCTCCTCTCTATTCTCGATATAATTTTGATGGCTTGTGCGTCAGCTCCTCATTGTGTCAGGGTTCATTGAGTTTGTCCTGACAGCACCCCTCAACACTTCACATTGTTCCTGAAACACTTTGTTTCCAAATTTCAAAAGCTGCCACCCAGCCTCGAGCACAGCCAAGGGGCAAAAAAACTCCCAAATCCTACATGAAAGTAACTGCACTAAAACCACCCCAGAAGGGGAGAGATCTGAGAGTTTTTCAAGCAGGATACTATCTGGACTTCATCTCAATGTGTCtattacacatttcctgaacTAAGAGTTTATCCACCCCCTTGCTAGATTCAAATCTTATCTGATATCAGGTGTTGCTTTAATGTGGCTGTGTGGAGGGTGAGGCGCGGAGGGCAGTTTTGTGGCGGGACGCCTACCGCTGTGATCGGGATGTGAGCCAGCAAATGAAGCTCAGGGCCTGAGGAATTGTTGACAGGCAGCTTGGACTGCAGCAGGCTTAGCTCCAGAAACCAAATGGACGGGATGACAGTACTGAGGTAGAGGAAAACCATGGGGGAGAACCTAAAAGAGGACCACCAAAGGAGAAAAGGGGTAGGGGAGAAAGGTGGGGGGAggttatttttagtttttagggGTTTTTTTGCCACCCACTAAAGAAGAAAGTCCCCTTTTTTTCCAAAAGAAGCATCGAATTTCAGACAGGCAATTATTCTCATCATATATGCAAATCCCACTTGACAGTGCAAAGCCTTCTCCATGAGTAGAGAACTTCAAAGTAAGActcagtgagaaagagagaggcctGAAGAAAGCTTGAGTCTGAGGATGTTCACTGCAAATGTGCCAGAGAACTACAGCTTTTCAATGAGACGCAGCATGGTGTTGAATGAGGTCTGAAACTAAATGCTCATATTCTTTGGAGACTAAA
It encodes:
- the LOC123975010 gene encoding transmembrane protein 26; this translates as MCRLLNVLLASLSRFLFAVHGVVTVWCVVTVKEEPLYWLLLMGVALLGVEMAVTLKCTQNAEWKWFSPMVFLYLSTVIPSIWFLELSLLQSKLPVNNSSGPELHLLAHIPITAGIVELDPENWVAGLEQTMLIVLVLGRWLMPKGDMSRDQLSQLLMVYVGLGADILDIFDTFKEPEVKTNQAVVIIGLALFSWALMQFPLVLTQTQPPKGESPQTGLSGLSCCPSAPLAFSSCCSSEVWSLLLTVGLQDGPFLIYRLYLMFKEQVLNQLMIFFTCKNILIVLLELYRIFVVQCEQPVEQLGFDRCAALVLQCRTKSCGEEEGVEEEEGREERSGEQSCNTDTESGIERLERALLRDSLSSLEVQ